A portion of the Microbacterium hominis genome contains these proteins:
- a CDS encoding TetR/AcrR family transcriptional regulator, with protein MPNAEGASSKVNRGPAAGPENRRALIAAAREVYAEDGLGAPFSAVARRAGVGQGSLYRHFPDRIALAVAVFEDNIAELEAHAAGAEGGVDDLLAQVAGQAMASGALLELVTGHLGDPRVEVLGERFRGVVAALLTRDQASGRVAEHVEVADVGMAAGMLALELSRTPIPLREQAAARARRLFTAAFAPRD; from the coding sequence GTGCCGAACGCTGAAGGAGCCTCGTCGAAGGTGAACCGCGGACCCGCCGCCGGGCCCGAGAACCGTCGCGCGCTCATCGCCGCTGCGCGAGAGGTCTACGCCGAGGACGGTCTCGGCGCACCCTTCAGCGCGGTCGCCCGCCGCGCAGGCGTGGGCCAGGGCAGCCTGTACCGGCACTTCCCGGATCGCATCGCCCTCGCCGTTGCGGTGTTCGAGGACAACATCGCCGAACTCGAGGCGCACGCCGCCGGAGCCGAGGGCGGCGTCGACGACCTGCTGGCGCAGGTCGCCGGGCAGGCGATGGCGTCGGGCGCACTTCTCGAACTCGTCACCGGGCACCTGGGCGACCCCCGGGTCGAGGTGCTGGGCGAACGGTTCCGCGGCGTCGTGGCGGCCCTGCTGACACGGGACCAGGCGAGCGGACGCGTGGCCGAGCACGTCGAGGTCGCCGACGTCGGAATGGCCGCCGGGATGCTCGCCCTCGAGCTCTCGCGCACCCCGATCCCGCTGCGCGAACAGGCCGCCGCGCGGGCGCGCCGCCTGTTCACCGCCGCCTTCGCGCCGCGGGACTAG
- a CDS encoding DUF7882 family protein translates to MGRFIYDAAGNSVDIEDRTLAHLRIVVMNKLRRAESFMFDVEMGDGSGRRSFWINPSVPLQFHFYGSRPPRINRAWIEELMLVASGPNGLSIIPEPDEDQPAAGAVSPPAGPAAR, encoded by the coding sequence ATGGGCCGATTCATCTACGACGCAGCCGGGAACTCCGTCGACATCGAAGACCGCACGCTCGCGCATCTGCGAATCGTCGTGATGAACAAGCTGCGGCGCGCCGAGTCGTTCATGTTCGACGTCGAGATGGGCGACGGCAGCGGACGGCGCAGCTTCTGGATCAACCCCTCGGTCCCGCTGCAGTTCCACTTCTACGGGAGCCGCCCGCCGCGCATCAATCGCGCGTGGATCGAGGAGCTCATGCTCGTCGCGAGCGGACCCAACGGCCTCTCGATCATTCCCGAGCCCGACGAGGACCAGCCCGCCGCGGGCGCGGTCTCGCCGCCCGCCGGCCCCGCCGCCCGCTAG
- a CDS encoding SLC13 family permease — translation MDPIVATLSILVLAIIAFVSNRISLGVVAIGVSLALYFTGVLTLEESLAGFGNPTVLFIAGLFVVSESLDATGVTAWAGQKVIGRAGTNPTVLIVVIGVLVALVSAIISINGATAALLPLVVVVAARAGIASSQLLMPLAFAASAGSMLLLTGTPVNIIVSQFAADAGGREFSFFEFAAVGIPLVIGTVLLLVLFARRLLPERVGAIMPMDLVNHARMLRSNYALSLETGVILGPSSGVTEVVVGPRSPLIGERVTPGMKTPAGDLVVLAVKRGDTLLKSQDIETQVGDILLLQGAWDDLARHSHEPGVMVVDAPEQLRRSIPLGRGAKRTLVVLAAMVVLLATGLVPPAVAALLAAGALVVTRTISPPQAYRSISWTTIVLIAGMMPLSTAFIETGTADLVAGWLLDLLGGASPHLALLVLVVITVVLSQLISNTATVLIVAPIAISVAATMGVSILPFMMALTVAGAAAFLTPIATPANLMVMEPGGYKFGDYWKLGTPLTLFFIVMAVLYVPLIWPF, via the coding sequence GTGGACCCGATCGTCGCCACTCTGTCGATTCTGGTGCTGGCGATCATCGCGTTCGTCAGCAACCGCATCTCGCTGGGCGTCGTCGCGATCGGGGTGTCCCTCGCGCTGTACTTCACGGGAGTGCTCACGCTCGAGGAATCCCTCGCGGGATTCGGCAACCCGACGGTCCTGTTCATCGCGGGGCTGTTCGTCGTGAGCGAGTCGCTCGATGCGACCGGCGTCACCGCGTGGGCGGGGCAGAAGGTCATCGGGCGCGCGGGCACCAACCCCACCGTGCTGATCGTGGTCATCGGCGTGCTGGTCGCGCTCGTCTCAGCGATCATCAGCATCAACGGGGCCACCGCCGCCCTCCTGCCGCTGGTCGTCGTGGTCGCCGCGCGCGCGGGCATCGCGTCGTCGCAGCTGCTCATGCCGCTGGCCTTCGCCGCCTCCGCCGGGTCGATGCTGCTGCTGACAGGCACGCCGGTGAACATCATCGTGTCGCAGTTCGCCGCCGACGCCGGCGGACGGGAGTTCAGCTTCTTCGAGTTCGCGGCGGTGGGCATCCCGCTCGTCATCGGCACCGTGCTCCTGCTCGTGCTGTTCGCGCGACGGCTGCTCCCCGAGCGCGTGGGCGCCATCATGCCGATGGACCTCGTCAACCACGCCCGGATGCTCCGCAGCAACTACGCCCTCTCGCTCGAGACGGGCGTCATCCTCGGCCCCTCCAGCGGCGTGACCGAAGTGGTCGTCGGCCCCCGCTCGCCCCTCATCGGCGAGCGTGTCACGCCCGGCATGAAGACCCCCGCCGGGGATCTCGTGGTGCTGGCGGTCAAGCGCGGCGACACGCTCCTGAAGAGCCAGGACATCGAGACGCAGGTGGGGGACATCCTCCTGCTGCAGGGTGCGTGGGACGACCTGGCCCGGCACTCCCACGAACCGGGGGTCATGGTCGTCGACGCCCCTGAGCAGCTGCGCCGCTCGATCCCGCTCGGACGCGGAGCCAAGCGCACGCTCGTCGTGCTGGCGGCCATGGTGGTGCTGCTGGCGACGGGCCTCGTGCCGCCCGCGGTCGCGGCGCTCCTCGCCGCCGGCGCACTCGTGGTCACCCGCACCATCAGCCCGCCGCAGGCGTACCGCTCGATCTCATGGACCACGATCGTGCTGATCGCGGGCATGATGCCGCTGTCGACCGCGTTCATCGAGACCGGCACGGCCGACCTCGTCGCCGGCTGGCTCCTCGACCTGCTCGGCGGGGCGAGCCCGCACCTCGCGCTGCTCGTGCTCGTGGTGATCACGGTCGTGCTGAGCCAGCTCATCAGCAACACGGCGACGGTGCTGATCGTCGCCCCGATCGCCATCTCCGTCGCCGCGACGATGGGCGTGTCGATCCTGCCGTTCATGATGGCGCTCACCGTCGCCGGCGCCGCGGCGTTCCTCACGCCGATCGCGACGCCCGCGAACCTCATGGTCATGGAGCCGGGCGGCTACAAGTTCGGCGACTACTGGAAGCTCGGCACCCCGCTCACGCTGTTCTTCATCGTCATGGCGGTGCTGTACGTGCCGCTGATCTGGCCGTTCTGA
- a CDS encoding ROK family transcriptional regulator, with the protein MVCVSDPISAAEGVRQRNLARVLRIVHLEGPLSRAALTEATGLNRSTIADLVTELALQGLVEERAPDPSRRVGRPSPQVAVDPRVIAIAVNPEVDALTVAAVGLDRGIRLRERIEHHHLPSPEDTAREVADVIGRWQAGDLADAHIVAIGVAVPGLVRTSDGLVRNAPHLLWTDAPLRDLIAQATGVSTVVGNDASWGAVAEHLYGAGRGIDDMVYLNGGASGIGGGVIVHGMPVGGAGGYAGEFGQNRPGIPTATDRRAGDGVLEDEVSRARLLAVAHLASGDEPALAAALAAAPGPDAAAEIDRQRRILSTALANAVNVLNPSVVVLGGFLATLAEHDLPGLADLVGAQAMPANMEDLDLRVASLAEDRLLIGAAEAAFADLLRDPTA; encoded by the coding sequence GTGGTGTGCGTGAGCGATCCGATCTCCGCCGCAGAAGGTGTGCGCCAGCGCAACCTCGCGCGCGTGCTGCGGATCGTGCATCTGGAGGGCCCCCTGTCGCGCGCCGCCCTCACCGAGGCGACGGGCCTGAACCGCTCGACGATCGCGGACCTCGTCACCGAACTCGCCCTGCAGGGCCTCGTCGAAGAGCGGGCGCCCGATCCGTCGCGGCGCGTCGGTCGACCCTCTCCGCAGGTCGCCGTCGACCCGCGCGTGATCGCGATCGCGGTGAACCCCGAGGTCGACGCGCTCACCGTGGCCGCCGTCGGCCTCGACCGCGGCATCCGTCTGCGCGAGCGGATCGAGCATCACCACCTGCCGAGCCCCGAGGACACCGCGCGGGAGGTCGCCGATGTCATCGGGCGCTGGCAGGCGGGAGATCTCGCCGACGCGCACATCGTCGCGATCGGCGTGGCCGTGCCGGGGCTGGTGCGCACTTCCGACGGCCTCGTGCGCAACGCCCCGCATCTGCTCTGGACCGACGCCCCCCTGCGCGACCTCATCGCACAGGCGACCGGGGTCTCTACCGTGGTGGGCAACGACGCGAGCTGGGGCGCCGTGGCCGAGCACCTCTACGGCGCCGGTCGCGGCATCGACGACATGGTCTACCTCAACGGCGGCGCGAGCGGCATCGGCGGCGGCGTGATCGTGCACGGGATGCCGGTGGGCGGCGCCGGCGGCTACGCCGGCGAGTTCGGCCAGAATCGCCCGGGCATCCCCACCGCCACCGATCGGCGCGCCGGAGACGGCGTGCTCGAAGACGAGGTGAGTCGCGCTCGACTCCTCGCCGTCGCCCACCTCGCCTCCGGCGACGAGCCCGCCCTCGCCGCCGCGCTGGCCGCGGCCCCTGGCCCCGACGCCGCCGCCGAGATCGACCGTCAGCGGCGCATCCTCTCCACCGCTCTCGCGAATGCCGTCAACGTCCTCAACCCTTCGGTCGTCGTGCTCGGCGGCTTCCTCGCGACGCTCGCCGAACACGACCTGCCCGGACTCGCCGATCTCGTCGGCGCGCAGGCCATGCCGGCGAACATGGAGGATCTCGATCTCCGGGTGGCGTCGCTGGCCGAGGATCGGCTGCTGATCGGCGCGGCCGAGGCCGCCTTCGCCGACCTCCTGCGCGACCCCACGGCCTAG
- a CDS encoding ABC transporter permease subunit, whose protein sequence is MRSPLAVFRRTMRESLLPLIGWIVGIVGAILIYLPIYESMAGDGQIQAMMDSLPPEMVAALGYDQIGSGAGYTQATFFGLVGFALFVIAATGWGAGAIGGAEESGRLELDLAHGVGRVGYALEQGLAIVVRVLALGVAAGLVILAINEPSRLELPAAGVVLAVLALSGLALLSGTLALLVGALTGRRIWAVGLGAGVAVAGYALNAVGRQSDDAAWMRTLSPYAWAYRDPPLEGEASAGILLVWAVALGLAAAAAWALHRRDVTG, encoded by the coding sequence ATGCGTAGCCCGCTCGCCGTCTTCCGCCGCACGATGCGGGAGTCGCTCTTGCCCCTCATCGGCTGGATCGTCGGCATCGTCGGCGCGATCCTCATCTACCTGCCGATCTACGAGAGCATGGCCGGGGACGGCCAGATCCAGGCGATGATGGATTCTCTTCCCCCCGAGATGGTCGCGGCACTGGGGTACGACCAGATCGGCTCGGGCGCCGGCTACACGCAGGCGACGTTCTTCGGACTCGTCGGCTTCGCGCTGTTCGTGATCGCCGCCACCGGCTGGGGCGCGGGCGCGATCGGGGGCGCGGAGGAGTCCGGCAGGCTCGAGCTCGACCTCGCCCACGGGGTCGGCCGCGTGGGCTATGCGCTCGAGCAGGGGCTCGCGATCGTCGTGCGGGTGCTCGCGCTGGGCGTTGCGGCGGGCCTGGTCATCCTCGCGATCAACGAGCCGTCCCGGCTCGAGCTCCCCGCCGCGGGCGTCGTGCTCGCCGTACTCGCCCTGAGCGGTCTGGCTCTGCTGTCGGGCACCCTCGCGCTGCTGGTCGGGGCGTTGACGGGCCGCCGGATCTGGGCGGTCGGCCTGGGCGCCGGGGTCGCGGTGGCGGGGTACGCGCTCAACGCCGTGGGCCGGCAATCCGATGACGCGGCCTGGATGCGCACCCTGTCGCCGTACGCGTGGGCGTACCGCGATCCGCCCCTGGAGGGCGAGGCGTCGGCGGGGATCCTGCTGGTGTGGGCGGTGGCGCTCGGACTGGCCGCCGCGGCGGCCTGGGCGCTCCACCGACGGGACGTCACCGGCTGA
- a CDS encoding FUSC family protein: protein MNHDDPQPTPGRLPWHTATIATVRSFYHFRPAPAPRWPVAIQAALSIAAPIAVMSALGRPEIGYQAATGAFTALHLSHLRPRERAKALPLVALALIAAGAFGVLVGPSVPWTLIGLALITVLASVLVYGLRLGPPGPLFFVLVFGVAAHVAAVAPEFSAPRFLLALAGGCVFSYLLALTPLLRRRVRREPARPLRVLLPKPEWDAGTRTMIGRAAVVGIVGALVGIAVDPDRAYWIVGSGIAVAGIAIERRVAVSRGLHRTVGTLAGAGLYFVLALVPWAGLALAGLLGTLQFLVELLIVRHYALALTFITPMVLLLTGAATGEIGSGVIAAERIVDTLVGAALGIIATLVLSLRDARRTSPG, encoded by the coding sequence GTGAACCACGACGATCCGCAGCCGACCCCCGGGCGGCTGCCGTGGCACACGGCCACGATCGCGACGGTGCGCAGCTTCTACCATTTCCGTCCCGCGCCCGCCCCGCGCTGGCCGGTCGCGATCCAGGCCGCCCTGTCGATCGCCGCGCCGATCGCCGTCATGTCGGCACTCGGCCGGCCCGAGATCGGCTACCAGGCGGCCACCGGCGCCTTCACGGCCCTCCACCTCTCGCACCTGCGACCCCGCGAACGTGCCAAGGCTCTCCCGCTGGTCGCGCTGGCCCTCATCGCCGCGGGTGCCTTCGGCGTGCTCGTGGGACCCTCCGTTCCCTGGACGCTCATCGGCCTGGCGCTGATCACGGTGCTCGCCAGCGTGCTCGTCTACGGACTGCGGCTGGGACCCCCGGGCCCGCTGTTCTTCGTCCTCGTGTTCGGGGTGGCCGCACACGTCGCCGCCGTCGCGCCGGAATTCTCCGCACCCCGCTTCCTGCTGGCGCTGGCGGGCGGCTGCGTGTTCTCCTACCTCCTCGCCCTCACGCCGCTTCTGCGCAGGCGCGTGCGACGGGAACCGGCTCGACCGCTGCGCGTCCTGCTCCCGAAGCCCGAATGGGATGCCGGAACGCGGACGATGATCGGACGAGCGGCCGTGGTCGGCATCGTCGGTGCCCTCGTCGGCATCGCCGTGGACCCCGACCGGGCGTACTGGATCGTCGGATCGGGCATCGCGGTCGCCGGCATCGCCATCGAGCGCCGCGTCGCCGTCAGCCGCGGGCTGCACCGCACCGTCGGAACACTCGCCGGCGCCGGCCTCTACTTCGTGCTCGCCCTGGTGCCGTGGGCGGGCCTCGCGCTGGCCGGGCTCCTGGGCACGCTGCAGTTCCTCGTGGAGCTGCTGATCGTGCGCCACTACGCGCTCGCTCTCACCTTCATCACGCCGATGGTGCTGCTGCTCACGGGAGCCGCCACCGGCGAGATCGGATCCGGGGTCATCGCGGCGGAGCGCATCGTCGACACGCTCGTCGGCGCGGCACTGGGCATCATCGCGACGCTCGTGCTCAGCCTCCGCGACGCGCGACGAACTTCGCCCGGGTGA
- a CDS encoding DUF7882 family protein translates to MGTIYYGGSATPIHIEDRALAHLKVVISTKLRRNESFTVSWQHPDDQPRGRSTLWLHPSIPLRFVFDEPEPTVLSREWIEELANSANSSGGIMLIAEHFDTDPVPTVDEDSADSVDVEHAP, encoded by the coding sequence GTGGGCACCATCTACTACGGCGGGTCGGCGACCCCGATCCACATCGAGGATCGGGCGCTGGCGCATCTGAAGGTCGTCATCTCGACCAAGCTCCGGCGCAATGAGAGCTTCACCGTGTCGTGGCAGCACCCCGACGATCAGCCGCGCGGGCGCAGCACGCTGTGGCTCCACCCCTCGATCCCCCTGCGGTTCGTGTTCGACGAGCCGGAGCCGACCGTGCTCAGCCGGGAGTGGATCGAGGAGCTCGCCAACTCGGCGAACTCCTCGGGCGGCATCATGCTCATCGCCGAGCACTTCGACACCGATCCGGTGCCCACGGTCGACGAGGACAGCGCCGACAGCGTCGACGTGGAGCACGCGCCCTAG
- a CDS encoding NAD(P)-binding protein — MTLWEPLRIGPVDVPNRLMQTAHSKQYSDRVESPRETAYYVRRARGGCGLFVAGNHFVHPSGSIRGFEDAFRPESVAANRAMTDAVHEAGARIFVQLNHHGAQAQGDGPDGPRAVYAPSRILSPSTAIAAREMDAADILSFTAGWARSAELARDGGFDGVEVHMAHGYLLHQFLSPLYNARTDEYGGDLEGRTRFPREVLRAVRAAVGDDIAVGIRIVADEFHPQGMDAAHLRAVIERLRAEAPIDFLDLAAGGYHNVHYVFPSSPMPVAWLRDQVAAVKAANPDIAVFGVGAARSVEEAEEVIDAGIADMVALTRAQIADPDLGRKLRGADGGGIRHCIRLNQGCLGRGSRGLPMSCTVNPLAGREGERPERPRTSSPQRWIVVGGGPAGMRAAVELAADGHAVELWEQADVLGGQLRLARQVPGRESVGLLIDDLGRDLAASGVTVSLGRRATAATLRDSGVDGVVLATGAIAPATTSLALGGAYEGGMPLGGFIDAFAAVADPAGLGRRIAVVDADGTAYASGIVLTLLAAIGEVEVITPFETVFPHVGAGYDRPLLLERLGAHVGFRRRVSQRVVRLGEGEATLRDTVTGEEAVLTGLDAVVAIEPRQAVALADARDAAPRVVTIGDALSPRTIDAAIFEAVELAYEVAGMAAPRG; from the coding sequence ATGACGCTCTGGGAACCGCTGCGCATCGGCCCGGTCGACGTGCCGAACCGGCTCATGCAGACCGCCCACTCCAAGCAGTACTCCGATCGGGTGGAGTCTCCGCGGGAGACCGCGTACTACGTGCGCCGGGCCCGCGGCGGGTGCGGACTGTTCGTTGCGGGCAACCACTTCGTGCACCCGAGCGGATCGATCCGCGGCTTCGAAGACGCCTTCCGCCCGGAGTCGGTGGCCGCCAACCGGGCGATGACCGACGCCGTCCACGAGGCCGGCGCCCGCATCTTCGTGCAGCTCAACCATCACGGCGCCCAGGCACAGGGCGACGGACCCGACGGCCCCCGCGCCGTGTACGCCCCTTCGCGCATCCTCTCGCCCTCGACCGCGATCGCGGCCAGGGAGATGGACGCCGCCGACATCCTCTCCTTCACCGCCGGCTGGGCGCGCTCGGCCGAGCTCGCGCGCGACGGCGGCTTCGACGGCGTCGAGGTCCACATGGCCCACGGCTACCTGCTGCACCAGTTCCTCTCGCCGCTCTACAACGCCCGCACCGACGAGTACGGCGGCGACCTCGAGGGCCGCACCCGCTTTCCGCGCGAGGTGCTGCGTGCCGTGCGCGCGGCGGTCGGCGACGACATCGCGGTGGGCATCCGCATCGTCGCCGACGAGTTCCATCCGCAGGGAATGGATGCCGCGCACCTGCGCGCCGTGATCGAACGCCTGCGCGCCGAGGCCCCGATCGACTTCCTCGACCTGGCGGCCGGCGGCTATCACAACGTGCACTACGTGTTCCCGTCCTCGCCGATGCCGGTCGCGTGGCTGCGTGACCAGGTCGCGGCGGTGAAGGCGGCCAACCCGGACATCGCCGTGTTCGGCGTCGGCGCCGCGCGTTCGGTCGAGGAAGCGGAGGAGGTGATCGACGCGGGCATCGCCGACATGGTCGCCCTCACGCGCGCCCAGATCGCCGACCCCGACCTGGGGCGCAAGCTCCGCGGCGCCGACGGGGGCGGCATCCGTCATTGCATCCGTCTGAACCAGGGGTGCCTCGGTCGCGGCAGCCGCGGCCTGCCGATGTCCTGCACGGTCAACCCGCTCGCCGGCCGCGAGGGGGAGCGGCCCGAGCGACCCCGCACCTCTTCGCCGCAGCGGTGGATCGTCGTCGGCGGCGGTCCCGCCGGCATGCGCGCCGCCGTGGAGCTGGCCGCGGACGGGCACGCCGTCGAGCTGTGGGAGCAGGCGGACGTGCTCGGCGGCCAGCTCCGGCTCGCCCGGCAGGTGCCCGGTCGCGAGAGCGTCGGTCTTCTGATCGACGACCTCGGGCGCGACCTCGCCGCGAGCGGTGTGACGGTGAGCCTCGGGCGGCGCGCGACCGCGGCGACGCTGCGCGACTCCGGGGTCGACGGCGTCGTGCTGGCCACCGGTGCGATCGCCCCCGCGACCACCTCCCTGGCGCTCGGCGGCGCGTACGAGGGCGGGATGCCGCTGGGCGGATTCATCGACGCGTTCGCCGCCGTCGCCGATCCCGCAGGCCTCGGGCGGCGGATCGCCGTGGTGGATGCCGATGGCACCGCCTACGCGTCGGGCATCGTGCTCACACTGCTCGCCGCGATCGGGGAGGTGGAGGTCATCACGCCGTTCGAGACCGTCTTCCCGCACGTGGGCGCCGGATACGACCGGCCGCTCCTGCTGGAGCGCCTCGGTGCGCACGTCGGGTTCCGTCGGCGCGTCTCGCAGCGCGTCGTGCGGCTCGGGGAGGGGGAGGCGACGCTCCGCGACACCGTGACGGGAGAGGAGGCGGTGCTCACGGGACTCGACGCGGTCGTCGCGATCGAGCCGCGCCAGGCGGTGGCCCTCGCCGATGCCCGGGATGCCGCGCCCCGCGTCGTCACGATCGGCGACGCCCTCTCGCCCCGCACGATCGACGCGGCGATCTTCGAGGCCGTCGAGCTCGCCTACGAGGTCGCGGGCATGGCTGCGCCGCGCGGCTGA
- a CDS encoding aspartate aminotransferase family protein: MSMTTDRHTRTEAELQQMAKDHLWMHFARQSVMTEGPGVPIIVKGEGHHIWDSQGRKYIDGLAGLFVVAAGHGRRRLAEAAAKQAEELAFFPIWSYAHPAAIELADRIADYAPGDLNKVFFSTGGGEAVETAFKLAKYYWKLQGKPTKHKVISRSVAYHGTPQGALAITGIPAMKAMFEPLTPGGFRVPNTNFYRAADMGAPADDLEAFGVWAADRIEEMIQFEGPDTVAAVFLEPVQNSGGCFPPPPGYFQRVRQICDKYDVLLVSDEVICAFGRVGHMFACDAYGYQPDMITFAKAVTSGYSPLGGTVVSDRIYEPFAHGDTAFYHGYTFGGHPVSAAVALENLDIFEEEGLPERVRENSPIFRKTLEKLTDLPIVGDVRGDGYFFGIELVKDKATKETFDDEESERLLRGFLSKALFDAGLYCRADDRGDPVIQLAPPLTIGPSEFDEIEQILRSVLSEAWTRL, translated from the coding sequence ATGTCCATGACGACCGACCGCCACACCCGCACCGAGGCGGAGCTCCAGCAGATGGCCAAGGACCATCTGTGGATGCACTTCGCCCGCCAGTCGGTGATGACCGAGGGCCCGGGAGTGCCCATCATCGTCAAGGGCGAGGGGCACCACATCTGGGACTCGCAGGGCAGGAAGTACATCGACGGGCTCGCGGGGCTGTTCGTCGTCGCCGCCGGTCATGGGCGTCGGCGTCTCGCGGAGGCGGCGGCCAAGCAGGCGGAGGAGCTCGCGTTCTTCCCGATCTGGTCGTATGCGCACCCCGCGGCCATCGAGCTGGCCGATCGCATCGCCGACTACGCGCCGGGCGACCTCAACAAGGTGTTCTTCTCCACGGGCGGCGGCGAGGCCGTCGAGACCGCCTTCAAGCTGGCGAAGTACTACTGGAAGCTGCAGGGCAAGCCCACCAAGCACAAGGTGATCTCCCGCTCGGTGGCCTACCACGGCACCCCGCAGGGCGCGCTGGCGATCACCGGGATCCCGGCCATGAAGGCCATGTTCGAGCCGCTGACCCCCGGCGGGTTCCGCGTGCCGAACACGAACTTCTACCGCGCGGCCGACATGGGCGCCCCGGCCGACGACCTCGAGGCCTTCGGCGTCTGGGCGGCCGATCGCATCGAGGAGATGATCCAGTTCGAGGGTCCGGACACGGTCGCGGCCGTCTTCCTCGAGCCCGTGCAGAACTCGGGTGGATGCTTCCCCCCGCCGCCCGGATACTTCCAGCGCGTGCGCCAGATCTGCGACAAGTACGACGTGCTGCTGGTCTCCGACGAGGTCATCTGCGCCTTCGGCCGGGTCGGGCACATGTTCGCGTGCGACGCCTACGGGTATCAGCCCGACATGATCACGTTCGCCAAGGCCGTCACCAGTGGCTACTCGCCCCTGGGCGGCACCGTCGTCAGCGACCGCATCTACGAGCCGTTCGCACACGGCGACACGGCGTTCTACCACGGCTACACCTTCGGCGGACATCCGGTGTCGGCGGCCGTCGCACTGGAGAACCTCGACATCTTCGAGGAGGAGGGTCTGCCCGAGCGGGTGCGCGAGAATTCGCCGATCTTCCGCAAGACGCTCGAGAAGCTCACGGACCTGCCGATCGTGGGCGACGTGCGCGGCGACGGCTACTTCTTCGGGATCGAGCTGGTCAAGGACAAGGCCACCAAGGAGACGTTCGACGACGAGGAGTCGGAGCGGCTGCTGCGCGGGTTCCTCTCCAAGGCGCTGTTCGACGCCGGCCTGTACTGCCGCGCCGACGATCGCGGCGACCCCGTGATCCAGCTCGCGCCGCCGCTGACGATCGGCCCGAGCGAGTTCGACGAGATCGAGCAGATTCTGCGGAGCGTGCTCAGCGAGGCCTGGACCCGACTCTGA
- a CDS encoding ABC transporter ATP-binding protein, producing the protein MAPSDEVDAPATDAAVAVVDLRKRYGRHVGLDGVTLSIPRGTVFGLIGPNGAGKTTTLRLLLDIIRPTSGTARVLGIDPRSGGPALRRRIGYLPGELRLEGRVTGRRLLEFYARVSGPMAPGRIAELAERLDLDLGRPVRTLSKGNKQKVGLVQAFMHEPELLVLDEPTSGLDPLVQREVHALIREARDAGRTVLLSSHVLSEVEHAADEVAVLAGGRIVAQGDVGSLRVRAVRRVRAGVGDVDAAQVRSLLAAVPGIRDLEVAEHSGAVRVVAELEGDINGLVAVLATMRLTDLELVEPDLEESVLRLYGDTSGEDADA; encoded by the coding sequence GTGGCCCCGAGCGACGAAGTGGATGCGCCGGCGACCGACGCTGCCGTGGCGGTCGTCGATCTGCGCAAGCGCTACGGCCGGCACGTCGGACTCGACGGGGTGACCCTGTCGATCCCCCGCGGCACCGTGTTCGGTCTCATCGGTCCCAACGGCGCCGGCAAGACGACGACGCTGCGCCTGCTGCTGGACATCATCCGGCCGACGTCGGGAACCGCCCGGGTGCTGGGCATCGATCCCCGCTCCGGCGGCCCCGCCCTCCGGCGGCGGATCGGGTATCTGCCCGGCGAGCTTCGCCTGGAGGGTCGGGTCACCGGGCGCCGGCTGCTCGAGTTCTACGCGCGGGTGTCCGGGCCGATGGCCCCCGGGCGCATCGCCGAACTGGCCGAGCGCCTCGATCTGGATCTGGGTCGCCCGGTGCGCACGCTCTCCAAGGGGAACAAGCAGAAGGTCGGCCTCGTGCAGGCGTTCATGCACGAGCCGGAGCTGCTCGTGCTCGACGAGCCGACCAGCGGTCTGGATCCCCTCGTGCAGCGCGAGGTGCACGCCCTGATCCGCGAGGCGAGGGACGCCGGTCGCACCGTGCTCCTGAGCTCGCATGTGCTGAGCGAGGTGGAGCACGCCGCCGACGAGGTCGCCGTGCTCGCGGGCGGCCGCATCGTCGCCCAGGGGGATGTCGGGTCGCTCCGGGTGCGCGCGGTGCGGCGGGTGCGGGCGGGGGTGGGAGACGTGGATGCCGCGCAGGTGCGCTCGCTGCTGGCGGCCGTTCCCGGAATCCGCGATCTCGAGGTCGCAGAGCACAGCGGCGCGGTCCGGGTGGTCGCGGAGCTCGAGGGCGACATCAACGGGCTGGTCGCGGTGCTGGCCACGATGCGCCTGACCGATCTGGAGCTGGTCGAGCCGGACCTGGAGGAGTCGGTGCTCCGGCTGTACGGCGACACCTCCGGCGAGGACGCCGATGCGTAG
- a CDS encoding UBP-type zinc finger domain-containing protein, with amino-acid sequence MSSPAIDPTVPPSGAGCVECDARDGWWIHLRRCAACGHVGCCDDSPMRHATAHWRETGHSVIRSFEPGEDWFWDYAASTAVDGPELAPPQNRPADQPSPGPAGRVPADWRELLRRRREAEAGR; translated from the coding sequence ATGTCGTCGCCCGCGATCGACCCGACCGTGCCGCCCTCGGGAGCGGGATGCGTGGAATGCGACGCGCGCGACGGATGGTGGATCCACCTGCGCCGGTGCGCGGCGTGCGGGCACGTCGGGTGCTGCGACGACTCGCCGATGCGCCACGCGACGGCGCACTGGCGCGAGACCGGGCACTCCGTGATCCGCAGCTTCGAGCCCGGCGAGGACTGGTTCTGGGACTACGCTGCCTCGACGGCCGTCGACGGGCCGGAGTTGGCGCCCCCGCAGAACCGGCCGGCCGATCAACCGTCTCCGGGACCGGCCGGCCGGGTGCCGGCGGACTGGCGCGAGCTGCTCCGTCGCCGGCGGGAGGCCGAGGCGGGCCGCTGA